The following proteins come from a genomic window of Nicotiana tomentosiformis chromosome 12, ASM39032v3, whole genome shotgun sequence:
- the LOC138902185 gene encoding uncharacterized protein — protein MVGEKVLLRVSPRKDVIRIVKKGKLSPRYIGPFEILEKIGEVAYKLAFMPSLSSVHPVFHVSMLRKYVSEPSHVLDFSTVQLDGDLTYDVESMAILDRQVRKLRSKSIASENVQWRGQPIEEDIW, from the coding sequence atggtgggagagaaggtattactTAGAGTTTCACCCAGGAAGGATGTTATAAGGAtcgtaaagaagggcaagttgagccctcggtatattgggccttttgagatacttgagaagattggagaagtggcttacaagcttgcatttatgcctagtctatcgagtgttcatccagtgtttcatgtttccatgcttcggaagtatgtcAGTGaaccgtctcatgttttggacttcagcacagttcagttggatggtgatttgacttatgatgtggagtcgatgGCCATtctggatcggcaggttcgaaaattGAGGTCGAAGAGCATAGCTTCAGAGAacgtgcagtggagaggtcagccaattgagGAAGATATTTGGTag